A single Parabacteroides timonensis DNA region contains:
- a CDS encoding ABC transporter permease, producing MKNFQMALRSLFKKGRNNGIKILALAVGLAMGLVLIAKVCFERSYDNFYPDNERIFLVKSGLNKDGKKDTWGQVSGAIAPGMKAEIPEVEHATRYTRIGATGELIMTPEKQYYTATILLADTSFFDIFPRPILIGNPKDVLARPGYVMISRSLAEKMGGVGNVVGKTFVRDANRNAPQTIGGVFEDIPENSHLHYDALGSLAGMPEWSTTNWLGNDRYIAYVKLVPGTDPESIAPALRRMQERNQDMEALKKAGVDLFYTVSPLQDIHNNNKDVKDMNNMLLLLAVILIVIAVLNYILVVISTLIGRTKEVAVHKCYGASGKNILGMILSESLLHLLLALLLGAFLIILFKGKVEELLSASLSALFTAPTLMILLGICVLVFGVTCLVPTWLFLRIPVASAFRSVKESKRYWKLCLLFVQFVATAYLVALLITISRQYNSMISSDPGYAYENLIFCNTRGVSNQERERAMDELRRLPQVAMVSSCYELPFGYPSGNNVRIPGDDRDLFNIADMYSVGDNYFELMEIPVVEGQAFRPGEANADKIMVSRKFVDLMEKTVGWTGSALGKGVMISEHSGDNQVFTICGVFEDFRIGSLKGPDTRASVFFYEGKSGLTTPENILIKMNEMSSDNLAKVNDILTETMPDKVVEASVYKMNLARQYQDDRDFRDSIFISGIVTLIIALIGLLGYTADETNRRGREIAIRKVNGATALSILRMISRDISYIAIPALAIGVAVAYISASGWLEKFAERIHLSFFIFIGAALFVYVIIVGCVLVRAWNVANENPVDSLKAE from the coding sequence ATGAAGAATTTTCAGATGGCACTCCGTTCGCTCTTTAAGAAAGGGAGGAACAATGGAATCAAAATTTTAGCCTTGGCTGTCGGTCTGGCAATGGGTTTGGTACTGATAGCAAAGGTATGTTTCGAGCGTTCGTACGATAATTTTTACCCTGACAACGAACGTATCTTCCTGGTTAAGTCCGGTTTGAACAAAGACGGGAAGAAAGATACCTGGGGGCAGGTGAGCGGTGCTATCGCTCCGGGCATGAAAGCCGAGATCCCAGAGGTGGAACATGCTACCCGCTACACCCGTATCGGTGCAACCGGCGAACTGATTATGACGCCCGAAAAGCAATATTACACCGCCACCATCCTGCTGGCCGATACCAGCTTTTTCGATATTTTTCCTCGTCCGATATTAATAGGTAACCCGAAAGATGTCCTGGCCCGCCCCGGCTATGTTATGATCTCCCGCTCGCTGGCGGAAAAGATGGGGGGCGTAGGCAATGTCGTTGGTAAAACCTTTGTGCGTGATGCCAACCGTAATGCCCCGCAGACTATCGGTGGCGTGTTTGAAGATATTCCTGAAAATAGCCATTTGCATTACGATGCCCTGGGTTCATTGGCTGGTATGCCCGAATGGAGTACCACCAACTGGTTGGGTAACGACCGTTATATTGCTTATGTGAAACTGGTTCCGGGTACCGATCCGGAATCGATAGCACCGGCCCTTCGCCGTATGCAGGAACGTAACCAGGATATGGAAGCTTTGAAGAAAGCAGGTGTCGACCTGTTCTATACTGTCTCTCCGTTACAGGATATCCATAATAATAACAAAGATGTGAAAGACATGAACAACATGTTGCTTTTGCTCGCTGTAATACTTATTGTCATAGCTGTATTAAACTATATCCTGGTGGTTATCTCTACCCTGATAGGACGTACCAAAGAGGTTGCCGTGCATAAATGCTATGGCGCATCCGGTAAAAATATACTCGGGATGATCCTTTCCGAATCACTGTTACATTTGTTGCTGGCTTTGTTGCTGGGCGCTTTCCTGATTATTCTTTTCAAAGGGAAAGTTGAAGAATTGCTGTCGGCTTCTTTGTCGGCTTTGTTCACGGCACCTACATTGATGATCCTGCTGGGTATTTGTGTATTGGTATTCGGAGTGACTTGTCTTGTACCGACCTGGCTTTTCCTGCGTATTCCCGTAGCTTCGGCTTTTCGCAGTGTAAAAGAGTCGAAACGTTACTGGAAACTGTGTCTGCTTTTCGTGCAATTCGTGGCTACGGCTTATCTGGTGGCTTTGTTGATTACGATCAGCCGTCAATATAATTCAATGATTTCAAGTGATCCCGGATATGCTTACGAGAACCTGATTTTTTGTAACACTCGTGGTGTGAGCAATCAGGAACGTGAACGTGCTATGGATGAACTACGCCGTCTGCCTCAGGTGGCTATGGTGTCGAGTTGTTATGAGTTACCTTTCGGTTACCCCTCTGGTAATAATGTACGCATACCGGGAGATGATCGCGATTTGTTCAATATAGCTGATATGTATAGTGTCGGCGATAATTATTTCGAGTTGATGGAGATACCCGTTGTCGAAGGTCAAGCTTTCCGTCCGGGTGAGGCTAATGCGGATAAAATAATGGTCAGTCGTAAATTTGTCGACTTGATGGAGAAGACAGTCGGTTGGACAGGTAGTGCGCTTGGTAAAGGTGTTATGATTTCCGAGCATAGCGGAGATAATCAGGTATTCACTATCTGCGGTGTTTTTGAAGATTTCCGTATAGGTTCCCTTAAGGGCCCCGATACCCGGGCTTCGGTCTTCTTCTACGAAGGTAAGTCGGGTCTTACTACTCCTGAAAATATCCTGATAAAGATGAATGAAATGTCGTCGGATAATCTGGCTAAAGTCAACGATATTCTCACAGAAACAATGCCTGACAAAGTGGTTGAAGCTTCTGTTTATAAGATGAATTTAGCCCGTCAATATCAGGATGACCGTGATTTCCGTGACTCCATTTTTATCAGCGGTATCGTTACCCTGATTATCGCCCTTATCGGATTGTTGGGATATACAGCCGATGAAACCAACCGTCGTGGACGTGAAATAGCGATCCGTAAGGTAAATGGTGCGACAGCCCTCAGCATCCTTCGCATGATCTCGCGCGATATTTCCTATATCGCCATTCCGGCTCTTGCTATCGGTGTAGCTGTTGCTTATATCAGTGCATCGGGTTGGCTGGAAAAATTTGCCGAACGCATTCACCTCAGTTTCTTTATTTTTATCGGTGCGGCGTTGTTTGTCTATGTGATTATTGTAGGCTGTGTATTAGTGCGTGCATGGAATGTGGCAAATGAAAATCCGGTGGATAGTTTGAAAGCCGAATAG
- a CDS encoding ABC transporter permease, with protein MNNVHVAFRSLFKKGRHNGIKIVSLGVGLAMGLVLIAKVCFELSYDNFYPGSERVYAIQENVSLGEKKIEGYPHVSGGIAPGMKAEIPGVESATCANVIGEYIFTTSDKAKYTGNFVMADEYFFDVLPRKVLAGNAKETLSRPLYALVSEKIAAKIGGGKDVVGQTFEIASFPGHLFTIGGVFEEVPDNTHLKYNILVSLASFEKVMGWSNLDQWFGGDSYNAYVRLQSGIHAADLLQPMAEMLDRHVDSAQLKEQGIDYSLMLRPLEELYAKSPATKRMAVMLVAIAFAILFAALMNYVLLVISSLVTRSKDIAVHKCYGASGWNISDMIFSETFLNLFVSLGISALLILALREMVEELLSASLLSLFTVDTVLMLVAVCVIVFLVAGLLPSQLFSKIPVASVFRSYKESRRSWKKALLFIQFMAVGFLVCLLVVIGLQYNKMVNDNPGYKYDRLAYCWLEGVPGSSRRALIDELKKLPEVEDVSTCSSLPAFSGSGDMVFRPGTNESVLHFSDLYGANANYISLMEMSVIQGKAFDNSYSDSSRVVMVSRMMADKLALALDWKDGVVGKKIYVSGHGTPNDFEVAGVYEDIRIGAIGSELMGPSALFYSSRPNNTLVIKLNKMTQENMTQLDETIKAILPDKEIPVSSYNVSMTNMYNSSRLFRNAVMLGGIVTLIITLIGLIGYINDETNRRGKEIAVRKINGATEKNILVLIASDVAWMALPALLLGAGTSYFAGEKWLQQFAEKISLNVGLLSIGVMVVLFLILTTVVYRTWMVAVSNPVESLKSE; from the coding sequence ATGAACAATGTACACGTAGCTTTTCGTTCCCTTTTTAAGAAAGGAAGACATAATGGGATTAAAATAGTCTCATTAGGTGTAGGACTGGCCATGGGATTGGTTTTGATAGCCAAAGTATGTTTCGAACTGTCTTATGATAATTTTTATCCCGGATCGGAGCGTGTTTATGCCATACAGGAAAATGTATCCCTGGGAGAGAAGAAGATAGAAGGGTATCCGCATGTAAGTGGTGGTATTGCGCCGGGTATGAAAGCCGAGATACCGGGTGTGGAGTCGGCTACCTGTGCCAATGTAATAGGAGAGTATATTTTTACTACATCCGACAAGGCGAAGTACACCGGCAATTTTGTGATGGCAGACGAGTACTTCTTCGATGTCCTTCCCCGTAAGGTGCTGGCCGGTAATGCAAAGGAAACCCTTTCGCGTCCTTTATATGCCCTTGTGTCCGAAAAGATAGCCGCAAAGATAGGCGGAGGAAAAGATGTTGTAGGTCAGACATTCGAAATAGCCTCTTTTCCGGGACATCTCTTTACGATCGGCGGAGTGTTTGAAGAAGTGCCGGACAATACCCATCTGAAATATAATATACTGGTTTCGCTGGCTTCTTTCGAAAAGGTTATGGGATGGTCGAACCTCGATCAATGGTTTGGCGGCGATAGTTATAACGCCTATGTCCGCCTGCAATCCGGTATTCATGCCGCGGATCTGTTGCAGCCCATGGCCGAAATGCTCGACCGTCATGTCGACTCCGCGCAGTTGAAAGAGCAGGGAATCGATTACAGCCTGATGCTCCGTCCGCTCGAGGAGCTTTATGCCAAATCGCCGGCTACGAAGCGGATGGCCGTCATGCTGGTTGCCATCGCGTTTGCAATCCTTTTTGCTGCCCTTATGAATTATGTATTACTGGTGATCTCGTCGCTGGTGACCCGCTCGAAAGATATTGCCGTACATAAATGTTACGGAGCGTCGGGATGGAATATCTCGGATATGATCTTTTCTGAAACTTTCCTCAACCTGTTTGTTTCATTAGGAATATCCGCCCTCTTGATACTGGCTCTGCGCGAGATGGTGGAAGAATTGCTGAGTGCATCGCTGCTGTCGCTGTTTACGGTCGACACCGTCCTGATGCTGGTGGCCGTTTGCGTAATCGTTTTCCTAGTGGCAGGATTGTTGCCTTCGCAGTTGTTTTCGAAGATACCGGTGGCGTCCGTGTTCCGATCTTATAAGGAATCACGCCGTTCATGGAAGAAAGCGCTGTTGTTTATCCAGTTCATGGCTGTCGGTTTCCTGGTATGCCTGCTGGTGGTGATCGGCTTGCAGTATAATAAGATGGTGAACGATAATCCGGGATATAAGTACGACCGGCTGGCTTATTGCTGGCTGGAAGGTGTACCGGGTTCGAGTCGCCGGGCCCTGATAGACGAGCTTAAAAAACTCCCGGAGGTGGAGGACGTATCTACCTGCAGCAGCTTGCCGGCTTTCAGCGGATCGGGAGATATGGTTTTTCGTCCGGGTACAAATGAGAGCGTGCTTCATTTCAGCGACCTTTACGGGGCGAATGCCAATTATATCTCTCTGATGGAGATGTCCGTTATTCAGGGAAAAGCATTCGATAATTCCTATTCCGACTCTTCCCGCGTGGTGATGGTCAGCCGGATGATGGCCGACAAACTGGCATTGGCTCTCGACTGGAAAGATGGTGTGGTAGGAAAGAAGATATATGTGAGCGGCCATGGCACGCCCAATGATTTTGAGGTGGCTGGTGTGTACGAAGATATCCGTATCGGGGCTATCGGTAGCGAACTGATGGGGCCTTCGGCATTATTTTATAGCAGCCGTCCGAACAATACGCTGGTCATCAAACTGAATAAAATGACACAGGAGAATATGACGCAGCTCGACGAAACCATCAAAGCCATATTGCCGGACAAGGAAATACCTGTGTCGTCATACAATGTGAGCATGACCAATATGTATAACTCTTCGCGTCTGTTCCGTAATGCGGTTATGCTGGGCGGTATCGTTACCCTTATCATTACGCTGATCGGGCTGATCGGATATATCAATGATGAAACCAACCGGCGCGGAAAAGAAATAGCTGTTCGTAAGATCAATGGTGCGACAGAAAAGAATATTCTTGTTCTGATCGCATCCGATGTGGCCTGGATGGCCCTTCCGGCTCTTTTGCTGGGTGCCGGAACATCTTATTTTGCCGGTGAAAAATGGTTGCAGCAATTTGCAGAAAAGATATCGCTCAATGTCGGATTGCTGTCGATAGGCGTAATGGTGGTTCTCTTCCTTATCCTGACAACGGTTGTATATCGAACATGGATGGTCGCTGTATCCAACCCGGTGGAAAGTTTGAAATCAGAATAA